The Persephonella sp. DNA window GGATTTCTGCAATTTTTTTGAGAACTAAGTCTCCAATATCATGGCCATAAGTATCATTTATTTTTTTGAAATTATCAATATCAAGAAATGCAACTCCGAAAGGTTCTCCGGTAATTAAGGATATATCCATAACATCAAAATATATACTTTCAAGGCTTCTTCTGGTTAGTAGATTGGTTAGAGGGTCTCTTTGAAGTTCTTCAATTTCTTCATTAAATAGGAATGTAATTAATGTTGACATAAACAATAGATTTTGTTTTATAAACTGGTTATATTCATCAAGTAAAAGGGTATATTTCTCCAGTTTTTTGAAGGTTATTATATTTTCAGCAGTAAGATGAAGCTTTTCATGTAAAAGATATAAGTTCTTAATAGTTTCTTTATTTTTTGTTTTTATATTATTTAGCCATTTTCCCATTTCACAGGAAGACGAAGCTATTTGTATTTTTTTAGATGCAACATCTTTTGCAAGATATTCCAAAATATTTTCCTCCCAACTTATATGTTTTTCTATTGTTGATT harbors:
- a CDS encoding sensor domain-containing diguanylate cyclase; this translates as NYTAKGYLIEYVKNEINLIRTYIEQSLGNKFLNIKSTIEKHISWEENILEYLAKDVASKKIQIASSSCEMGKWLNNIKTKNKETIKNLYLLHEKLHLTAENIITFKKLEKYTLLLDEYNQFIKQNLLFMSTLITFLFNEEIEELQRDPLTNLLTRRSLESIYFDVMDISLITGEPFGVAFLDIDNFKKINDTYGHDIGDLVLKKIAEILKNTLRRSDYIFRYGGEEFIIIVPATTKNTFYKLLDKIRKRVSQIDIKVDGKPVNVTVSIGGVVIGTKHVVPLSKALKEADNLMYQAKKLGKNKVIVGVLDNST